A genomic segment from Aegilops tauschii subsp. strangulata cultivar AL8/78 chromosome 1, Aet v6.0, whole genome shotgun sequence encodes:
- the LOC109760955 gene encoding uncharacterized protein — MALPRHRRSPPALPDHLLEEIFSRLPPSEPSCLLRACLVCKHWRDIISAPSFLRHLHAHRRAPKMLGFLQHSEGDEYLPVYVPTSPYSFPVPDPPAWHVLGYRHGRAVFVSETTDRELLVWEPFTGNRWSVPVPTELNIGHSNATVLCAAEGCDHLNCHGGPFRIVLVFTSPFDEETEWVTSACQYSSETGAWGEVALAWPWCDGFSLLCENPGLLVGNSLLYFLFLDGHILEYNLAEHVLNVIDPPEPDIDAAFSQRVMLVQAEDGGLGIAKADDDGWNHLYLWSRKVSEGGDAEWVECPFMYLGDSLPFAARSSSSRITVFLMGFVEGVNTILVSTDDGFFSIELQSKRGRKMCKDYPLVPVVSSYSTLRVPQVDHDGLGSPDFNGESDDEEWEWEALRQAESLFYSGSRAIKEGDFVAAVDCLSRVLAIRVAHYGELAPECASVYYKYGRAFLWKAQKATNPLGNLPEKGTISKAHSEERENSNGEDQEDRKGYNEMAGAGDVSDVDLAGKMLDTARVIMEKSTDNTVEISRILSALTEVSMEKRKRGIN; from the exons ATGGCGCTGCCACGCcaccgccgctcgccgccggcgCTTCCAGACCACCTCCTCGAGGAAATCTTCTCTCGCCTCCCTCCCAGCGAACCCTCATGCCTCCTCCGCGCCTGCCTCGTCTGCAAGCACTGGCGCGACATCATCTCCGCCCCCAGCTTCCTCCGCCACCTCCACGCGCACCGCCGGGCACCCAAGAtgctagggttcctccagcacTCGGAAGGTGATGAGTATCTCCCCGTCTACGTGCCCACCTCCCCCTACTCCTTCCCCGTCCCCGACCCCCCCGCCTGGCACGTCCTCGGTTACCGGCACGGCCGCGCCGTATTCGTCTCCGAGACTACCGACCGGGAGCTCCTCGTCTGGGAGCCGTTCACAGGCAACCGGTGGAGCGTGCCGGTACCCACGGAACTCAACATCGGGCACTCCAACGCCACCGTGCTCTgtgcggcggaggggtgcgaccATCTCAACTGCCACGGGGGGCCCTTCCGCATTGTCTTGGTGTTCACCAGCCCCTTCGACGAGGAAACAGAGTGGGTCACGTCGGCGTGCCAATACTCGTCGGAGACCGGCGCCTGGGGTGAGGTGGCCTTGGCCTGGCCCTGGTGCGATGGCTTTTCCTTGCTCTGTGAGAATCCTGGCCTGCTCGTGGGGAATTCTCTGCTCTACTTCCTGTTCCTTGATGGGCACATCCTCGAGTACAACTTGGCTGAGCATGTCCTCAATGTGATCGACCCACCGGAACCGGACATTGATGCTGCATTCTCGCAGAGAGTTATGCTGGTTCAGGCGGAGGATGGTGGGCTGGGAATTGCTAAAGCTGATGACGATGGGTGGAATCATCTCTACCTCTGGTCAAGGAAGGTCAGTGAAGGAGGTGATGCAGAATGGGTGGAGTGCCCGTTCATGTACCTCGGCGATTCGCTTCCATTTGCTGCTAGGTCGTCGTCCTCAAGAATAACAGTGTTTCTGATGGGCTTTGTCGAGGGAGTGAATACCATTTTGGTGAGCACGGATGATGGCTTCTTTTCAATCGAGCTCCAGTCCAAGCGGGGGAGGAAGATGTGCAAGGACTACCCTTTGGTTCCAGTTGTCAGCTCCTACTCTACACTCCGGGTACCTCAAGTTGATCACGATGGCCTGGGCTCTCCGGACTTCAATGGTGAGTCAGATGATGAGGAGTGGGAGTGGGAAGCACTAAGGCAGGCAGAGTCGCTGTTTTACAGTGGGTCCAGGGCCATCAAGGAGGGGGACTTTGTTGCCGCTGTTGATTGCCTCAGCCGCGTCCTGGCGATCAG GGTTGCACATTATGGTGAACTTGCTCCGGAATGTGCTAGCGTGTATTACAAATATGGACGTGCCTTCCTATGGAAAGCTCAGAAGGCAACTAATCCTCTGGGAAACCTTCCCGAGAAGGGTACAATCAGCAAAGCTCACAGTGAAGAAC GGGAAAACTCAAATGGCGAAGATCAGGAGGATAGGAAGGGATACAATGAGATGGCAGGCGCTGGAGATGTTTCTGATGTGGATCTTGCTGGGAAAATGTTAGATACTGCAAGAGTAATAATGGAAAAGAGCACAGACAACACTGTGGAGATATCAAGAATCCTTTCTGCTCTCACTGAAGTCTCCATGGAAAAGAGAAAAAG AGGAATTAATTAG